In Candidatus Limnocylindrales bacterium, the sequence GTTGACGAGGTTTCGCAAGTCTGCGCCGACGAGGCCCGGCGTTTCCGATGCAATCCTCGCGAGCGAAACATCGGGATCGAGCGGGACTTTTCGGGTGTGCACCTTGAGAATCGCTTCGCGTCCAGCCCGGTCCGGACGCTGGACGACGACACGGCGATCGAAGCGTCCGGGCCTGAGCAACGCCTGGTCGAGCACATCGGCACGGTTGGTGGCGGCCAGGACGATGACTCCTTCTCGTGAGTCGAAGCCGTCCATCTCGGTAAGAATCTGGTTCAGAGTCTGTTCGCGCTCGTCATGTCCGCCGAGCTGCGCGCCGCTGCCGCGCGTGCGACCGATCGCATCGAGCTCATCGATGAATATGATCGCAGGTGCTGCCTCGCGAGCCATGCGAAAGAGGTCGCGCACGCGGGCCGCGCCGACACCTACGATCATCTCGACGAACTCGGACGCGCTGAGGCTGAAGAACGGAACCTCTGCCTGGCCGGCGATCGCGCGGGCCAGCAGCGTCTTGCCAGTCCCCGGCGCGCCGACGAGCAGCACGCCCTTCGGCATCGTTCCTCCAAGCTTCTGGTACTTCTGAGGGTTCTTCAGGAAGTCGACGATCTCGAGCAGCTCGTTCTCGGCTTCGTCGATGCCGGCGACGTCGTCGAACGTGACCTGCGGCTTTTCCTCGCTGTATCGTTTGGCGCCGCTGCGGCCGAGGCCAAACAGACCGCCGCCGGCCGCTGCCGCCCGGCGACTCATCCATACGAAGGCCGCAATCAGCAGCAGAGTCGGACCGAAGCTGAGCAGCAGCCTGAGCCATGACGGGCCTTCGACGTCGACGGCCTCGACGACCACATGCTTGTCGTCGAGGAGCTCTTCGAGTCCGGGATCGGCAAAGGCGGGCCGCTGCGTCCTGAAATGTGCCGAGCCCTTCGGTTTGACGGCGCTCGCCGGTTCGCCGCCGGCAGGAGGCGACGCGGGCTCGGGCGTGTAGACCACCTCGGTCTTGAAATCTCCCGTGATCGTATCGCCCACGGCGACGATGCGCGTGACGTTTCCGGCGACGACCTGCTGCTTGAAGAACGTGT encodes:
- the ftsH gene encoding ATP-dependent zinc metalloprotease FtsH, with the protein product MQPQPWWLVFLVVMLVNYLVRLAFFPEPASIEVPYTFFKQQVVAGNVTRIVAVGDTITGDFKTEVVYTPEPASPPAGGEPASAVKPKGSAHFRTQRPAFADPGLEELLDDKHVVVEAVDVEGPSWLRLLLSFGPTLLLIAAFVWMSRRAAAAGGGLFGLGRSGAKRYSEEKPQVTFDDVAGIDEAENELLEIVDFLKNPQKYQKLGGTMPKGVLLVGAPGTGKTLLARAIAGQAEVPFFSLSASEFVEMIVGVGAARVRDLFRMAREAAPAIIFIDELDAIGRTRGSGAQLGGHDEREQTLNQILTEMDGFDSREGVIVLAATNRADVLDQALLRPGRFDRRVVVQRPDRAGREAILKVHTRKVPLDPDVSLARIASETPGLVGADLRNLVNEAALLAARKEMSAVSAKDFAEALQKITLGPARHILLQPADRERTAYHESGHALVALLTPGSDPVHRVSIVPRGMALGVTWQLPIDDRTSYSEDYLRARITSSLAGRSAEMLVYGIATTGAENDLKQVTEIARHMVLRWGMSDKLGPISFVAPQDEGLPAAFQHQPYSEATSELIDAEVRRIVEECHGEADRLLAANRDKLDALAHALLKAESLDASEIREITGLAAVSTDDSNVGTAILPSKEDGPESS